The following coding sequences are from one Granulicella arctica window:
- a CDS encoding UvrD-helicase domain-containing protein — protein MADLFLVGTEPDKREPSAGLPPDWQQREAALNIHQSWIVEAPAGSGKTGLLIQRFLKLLADESVTEPEQVMAITFTVKATAELRERVLKQLDAAANNTPTNNPFDHDTRIFAEQVLMRDRAFGWGLLERPQRLRMRTIDSVCAEIARSLPVLSGSGGQLSPVLDVAPLHQEAARRTLMQLGGDDLVLDKALRVLMLHRDGNLAECERLLAGMLQWRDQWGEWIPLMGSELSDESLESTVLPRLERALDRAICAGLQQLAKTFPSPLLDKLAHLAGEMGHSPGYKGAPSPIASCAGLHSVPGETAEQLAHWRVLIHLMTTKDGGWRSGFRSNWLSFELEKYHASQLKDIVQQLSERDDLLHAIDQVKLLPPARYPQEQWVVAKALFRILRRALVELQFVFAERGECDFAELGLLARIALERDSNGDDLAAALGMRLQHLLVDEMQDTSTSQYELIELLTQGWDGHSQTVFLVGDPKQSIYLFRQARIERFVRTMRTEMLGDLPVGRLQLTANFRSQRALVEQVNEDFALLFPSAATSAHPEDVPFAEAKATRPPTDAQGRVWHPHTIAKDAPNGTRKRQAAEDALEIRRIAEGWRARPLPPGRTEPWKIGVLVRSRGHLGEIVTALKQDGGNGSIPFRAVDIELLSERQEVLDLFALTRALLHPADRVAWLSILRAPWCGLTLADLHLLAGADDPAWAETSVEELISRRGDLLSPDGCQRLERIWSVMQAAAKRRSRLTYAQWVERSWRSLGGDAYLSETELANAHRYLQLLDELEAETETIRVDQLDQRLTKLYAEAAVHPGAIDLMTIHGSKGLEWDVVIVPSLERKGQSSRGRLLTWLELDSTDADSAHVVLAPILGKGEASRELNDWLNSIHNAREAAERKRLYYVACTRAREELHLFASPERTSKGAISIQQDSLLKAAWPAAERHFADTESILAMMPAALPERESVIDIAAEGMETQRPQLLHRLPADFNASKRFAQHLPLSDGTVETRDAIASFERPEGSFAARAFGNAVHSFLELLAQRIAEDHSINSLLAELPRWTPRIAALLRGDGLPPAMVERLAQRVRVALENTLKDPEGQWVLARHLDAASEHALTQWKERHASIRIDRIFRAGAEPLAPGADYLWIVDFKTTTHGRDGVDAFLLKEREKYASQMETYARILTASDPQNTRIRMMLYYPLIPSTLWWSSTTT, from the coding sequence GTGGCTGACCTTTTTCTCGTCGGAACCGAACCGGACAAACGGGAACCAAGCGCTGGCCTCCCTCCAGACTGGCAGCAGCGCGAAGCAGCCCTAAACATTCATCAGTCATGGATCGTCGAGGCCCCCGCTGGGTCCGGCAAAACCGGGCTGCTCATTCAGCGATTCTTGAAGCTACTGGCCGATGAGAGCGTCACCGAGCCTGAGCAGGTGATGGCTATTACCTTCACCGTCAAGGCCACCGCGGAGTTGCGCGAACGCGTTCTTAAGCAACTCGATGCCGCCGCGAATAACACCCCTACAAACAATCCCTTCGACCACGACACCCGCATATTTGCCGAACAGGTTCTCATGCGCGATCGGGCGTTTGGCTGGGGCCTGCTGGAACGTCCACAACGTCTCCGTATGCGCACCATCGACTCGGTCTGCGCCGAGATAGCTCGCTCGCTTCCAGTCCTCTCAGGCAGCGGTGGCCAGCTCTCTCCTGTGCTTGACGTCGCTCCACTGCACCAAGAGGCTGCACGGCGCACCCTGATGCAGCTTGGCGGCGACGATCTGGTCCTCGATAAAGCTTTGCGCGTCCTGATGCTGCATCGCGACGGCAACCTCGCCGAGTGCGAGCGACTGCTCGCCGGGATGCTTCAATGGCGTGACCAATGGGGCGAGTGGATCCCACTTATGGGTTCCGAGTTGAGCGACGAGTCCCTGGAAAGCACAGTGCTCCCACGACTCGAGCGCGCCCTCGACCGTGCCATCTGCGCAGGGCTGCAACAACTCGCTAAAACCTTCCCCTCTCCCCTCCTGGACAAACTGGCGCATCTCGCTGGGGAGATGGGTCACTCTCCTGGCTATAAAGGAGCTCCCTCGCCCATCGCGTCCTGCGCTGGACTGCACAGTGTTCCGGGTGAGACCGCGGAGCAACTTGCCCACTGGCGCGTTCTTATTCATCTAATGACAACGAAGGATGGAGGCTGGCGCTCCGGCTTCCGCAGCAACTGGTTGTCTTTCGAGCTCGAAAAGTACCACGCCTCTCAACTCAAGGATATTGTTCAGCAGCTCAGTGAGCGCGACGATCTTCTCCACGCAATAGACCAGGTCAAGTTGCTACCTCCTGCACGGTATCCACAGGAGCAGTGGGTCGTCGCCAAGGCACTCTTCCGCATCCTGCGCCGCGCCCTCGTGGAGCTGCAATTCGTCTTTGCCGAACGAGGCGAGTGTGACTTCGCTGAGCTCGGCCTGCTTGCCCGTATTGCTCTTGAGAGGGACTCCAACGGAGATGACCTTGCTGCCGCCCTTGGTATGCGCTTACAGCACCTGCTGGTCGACGAGATGCAGGATACTTCGACCAGCCAGTACGAGCTCATCGAGCTGCTCACACAGGGCTGGGACGGCCATAGTCAGACTGTCTTCCTCGTCGGTGACCCCAAGCAGTCAATTTACCTCTTCCGTCAGGCCCGCATAGAGCGGTTCGTTCGAACCATGCGCACGGAGATGCTCGGAGACCTGCCAGTCGGCCGTCTACAGCTGACAGCGAATTTCCGATCTCAGCGTGCGCTCGTCGAACAAGTTAACGAGGACTTCGCGCTGCTCTTCCCTTCTGCGGCCACATCCGCTCATCCGGAGGATGTGCCTTTCGCTGAGGCGAAGGCTACCAGACCCCCAACAGATGCTCAGGGAAGGGTTTGGCATCCGCACACCATCGCGAAGGATGCTCCCAACGGTACGCGCAAGCGGCAGGCCGCCGAGGATGCACTTGAGATCCGCCGCATCGCCGAAGGCTGGCGTGCTCGTCCATTGCCCCCCGGAAGAACTGAGCCCTGGAAGATTGGAGTCCTCGTGCGTTCTCGCGGCCATCTCGGAGAGATCGTCACGGCTCTCAAGCAGGACGGTGGCAACGGATCAATTCCCTTCCGCGCGGTTGACATTGAACTTCTTAGTGAGCGTCAGGAGGTGCTCGATCTCTTCGCCCTCACTCGTGCCCTGCTTCACCCAGCCGACCGCGTTGCATGGCTGTCGATCCTGCGCGCACCGTGGTGCGGCCTCACTCTCGCCGATCTGCATCTGCTCGCCGGAGCGGATGACCCCGCATGGGCAGAGACCTCTGTTGAGGAGTTGATCTCGCGTCGAGGCGACCTTCTTAGTCCTGATGGATGCCAGCGGCTCGAACGCATATGGAGTGTGATGCAGGCTGCGGCAAAGCGACGCTCTCGCCTAACGTATGCCCAGTGGGTTGAGCGAAGCTGGCGTTCCCTCGGCGGTGACGCATATCTGAGCGAGACAGAGCTGGCCAATGCCCACCGCTACCTTCAGCTTCTCGACGAACTCGAAGCAGAGACAGAAACAATCCGCGTTGATCAACTTGATCAGCGCCTGACAAAGCTCTATGCTGAAGCCGCCGTCCACCCCGGTGCGATCGACCTGATGACGATCCACGGGTCCAAGGGACTTGAATGGGATGTCGTCATCGTCCCTTCCCTCGAGCGTAAAGGCCAGTCCTCACGTGGACGCCTGCTGACATGGCTCGAACTCGACTCCACGGACGCGGACTCCGCCCACGTCGTGCTCGCCCCCATCCTGGGCAAAGGCGAAGCCTCCCGGGAGTTGAACGATTGGCTGAATAGTATCCATAACGCCCGCGAAGCAGCGGAGAGGAAGCGGCTTTACTATGTCGCCTGCACACGCGCCCGCGAAGAGCTGCATCTTTTCGCCTCGCCAGAGAGAACGAGCAAGGGCGCAATCAGTATCCAACAAGACAGCCTGCTCAAGGCAGCATGGCCTGCGGCAGAGCGACACTTCGCAGACACTGAAAGCATCCTTGCAATGATGCCAGCCGCGCTCCCTGAGAGGGAATCTGTCATCGATATCGCAGCCGAGGGCATGGAGACGCAGAGGCCGCAGCTACTCCATCGTCTACCGGCGGACTTCAATGCCAGCAAACGATTTGCTCAACACCTGCCACTGTCTGACGGGACAGTCGAGACCAGGGATGCTATCGCATCGTTCGAGCGCCCAGAAGGTTCCTTCGCCGCACGTGCTTTCGGCAACGCCGTCCACTCCTTCCTCGAGCTTCTGGCCCAGCGCATCGCCGAGGACCACTCCATCAACTCGCTACTCGCCGAACTGCCGCGTTGGACACCGCGCATCGCTGCCCTTCTGCGTGGTGATGGCCTGCCACCGGCGATGGTTGAGCGATTAGCGCAACGTGTTCGCGTGGCGCTAGAAAACACGTTGAAAGACCCTGAGGGCCAGTGGGTTCTTGCGCGCCACTTGGATGCCGCGAGCGAACATGCCCTGACTCAATGGAAAGAACGGCACGCCAGCATTCGCATCGATCGCATCTTCCGGGCTGGGGCCGAACCTCTCGCACCCGGTGCAGATTATCTCTGGATTGTCGACTTCAAGACCACCACTCATGGCCGCGATGGCGTCGACGCTTTCCTCTTAAAAGAGCGAGAAAAGTACGCGTCACAGATGGAGACTTATGCCCGCATCCTCACCGCAAGCGATCCGCAGAACACCCGCATTCGCATGATGCTCTACTATCCGCTGATTCCCTCCACATTATGGTGGAGCTCTACGACCACATAA
- the phoU gene encoding phosphate signaling complex protein PhoU has translation MARIKFQQSLDDLKEHLLVMAGMAEQAIQRSIEAYRSRDLSICELVFRSEPAINRLEREIDQMALDLLAMEQPMAIDLRFILSVIRINADLERVGDQAVNIAVRVREMGAFANIDLPVDIPKLASLASAMVRKALQAFIEADAELAGAVLKMDDQVDEMNDAAFYALSSLIKEKPELTPQSLNALIIARNLERVGDHATNIAEDVIFWVRGADVRHNSVGA, from the coding sequence ATGGCGCGAATCAAGTTTCAACAGAGCCTGGATGACCTGAAGGAGCATCTGCTCGTCATGGCGGGGATGGCGGAGCAGGCCATTCAGCGGTCGATCGAGGCCTACCGTTCTCGCGATCTAAGCATCTGCGAGTTAGTCTTTCGTTCTGAGCCGGCCATCAACCGTTTGGAGCGTGAGATCGACCAGATGGCACTCGATCTGCTTGCCATGGAGCAGCCGATGGCGATCGATCTGCGCTTCATCCTGTCCGTGATCCGCATCAATGCGGATCTGGAGCGCGTTGGCGATCAGGCGGTGAACATAGCGGTTCGCGTGCGTGAGATGGGAGCGTTCGCCAATATCGACCTTCCAGTGGATATCCCGAAGCTGGCATCGCTGGCGTCAGCGATGGTGCGCAAGGCACTACAAGCTTTCATTGAGGCGGACGCCGAGCTGGCAGGGGCAGTACTGAAGATGGACGATCAAGTAGACGAGATGAACGACGCGGCGTTCTATGCGCTTAGCTCACTCATCAAAGAAAAGCCAGAGCTGACGCCACAGTCGCTCAATGCGCTGATTATCGCGCGGAATCTAGAGCGGGTGGGTGACCATGCGACCAATATTGCAGAGGATGTCATCTTCTGGGTGCGTGGCGCAGATGTCCGGCACAACAGCGTCGGCGCGTAG
- the pstB gene encoding phosphate ABC transporter ATP-binding protein PstB — protein MGVGIQVENLNAWYGSTHTLQDINLHIPANHATALIGPSGCGKSTFVRCLNRMHETNPIARATGVVKIGDVNIYTSASPVEIRRRIGMVFQRPNPFPTMSIYDNVASGLKLNGFRNRKILDETVERSLKQAALWEEVKDDLKKKSGASLSGGQQQRMCIARALAVDPEVLLMDEPASALDPVSTSKIEDLIFQLKSQYTIVIVTHNMQQAARVAENTGFFLNGKMVEFDSTHKIFTNPRDKRTEDYITGRFG, from the coding sequence CGCATACCTTGCAGGATATCAACCTGCACATCCCGGCGAACCATGCGACGGCACTCATTGGTCCCTCAGGTTGCGGCAAATCTACCTTCGTGCGTTGCCTAAACCGGATGCATGAGACCAATCCGATTGCACGGGCGACCGGGGTCGTGAAGATAGGCGACGTCAACATCTACACCAGTGCCTCGCCGGTTGAGATTCGCCGCCGCATCGGGATGGTCTTTCAGCGTCCAAATCCGTTCCCGACGATGTCGATCTATGACAACGTGGCAAGTGGTCTGAAGTTGAACGGCTTCCGCAATCGCAAAATCCTTGACGAGACAGTAGAACGCTCGTTGAAGCAGGCCGCGCTGTGGGAAGAGGTCAAAGACGATCTCAAGAAGAAGTCGGGTGCGAGCCTCTCGGGTGGCCAACAGCAGCGCATGTGTATCGCACGCGCTCTCGCTGTTGATCCTGAAGTGTTGCTGATGGATGAGCCTGCCTCAGCGCTTGATCCGGTATCGACTTCAAAGATCGAGGACCTCATCTTCCAGTTGAAGAGCCAATACACTATCGTCATCGTGACGCACAATATGCAGCAGGCCGCTCGTGTAGCCGAAAACACCGGCTTCTTCCTGAATGGCAAGATGGTTGAGTTTGATTCGACGCACAAAATCTTCACCAATCCTCGCGACAAACGTACCGAAGATTACATCACCGGGAGGTTTGGCTAA